GAGGCTAAAGCATTGTAAAAAATTGATGCAAAAGCTATTCCAAAATTGTTGGAACTACTATTAATTAGAATTTTCTGATAGTTTTTTTCTTTAACAAGATCAGAAATATTTGATGCTAAACTAAAAATATAGTTTTCGTTTATTGAATTAGGTTGATTACCAACAAAGCCGATAATTTTAGAATTACTTAATTCAAGTGGAGAATCATAATTAAAAAAAATCAACTTTTGGTCTTCTAAATTAACATCGCGATTAATTGCTAAATATTTCATAAAATTTTATTCGGTTTCTCGTTGAGAAGAAAAAAGATCAAAATTTTCGCTTTGGCCAGGATCTTCAATAATGTCTAATAAATCAAATTCTTTAAATTTAGGCAAATCCTTGGCCGATCTTAGTTTGAAATAGTCAAAAAACCTCGAAGTTACACCATAAAGTGTAGGATTTCCAGGGCTTGGAGCAGTTCCTAACTCCTCAATTATCCCTTTTGCTAACAGCGAACCTACGATATAATCAGAATTAATTCCGCCACGAATTTGAGCAATAACACTTCTGGTTACAGGTTGTTTATAGGCAATTATAGCGGCAACCTCGATTGCTGCATTGCTTAGACGGTATTTTTTTTCATTTCCGACAAAGTCAATAATAAAAGGTTTCAAATCTTTTGCGGTAACAAATTTGAAAATATCAGCAAATTCAACAACAATTATACCTCTTTTTTGACGGTTAAATTCGACTGAAAAATCTTTTAAAAGTTTGCGAGCTTCATTAATTTTTGATAATTTAAGTGCACTCTGAAGTTGCTGGGAAGAAACTCCTTTTTCACCTTGAAGATACAAAATTGCCTCAATAATTCTAGTTTTCATCATAACCCCCACGGAAAATTGATATTTTTGAGAACTGTTTTTCCTGTTTTAAATGTAGAAGTTGTTTTTTTGCCATTTCGAGCATTGAAATCATCGTGATAACAAAATGTTTCATTGTTGGAAGTGAAAATAAGTACTCAAAATCAATTTCATTTTCACTTTTTAACAGATTTTTCAATCATAAACTTTGCTCGTCAGCTGTCACTTGGACTTGTTGGGTTTTAATTTTGATAAGATTTTTGGCTTTTGTTCTGTCAAACATTAATTTTAACACTTTATATAAATTATGGACTGACGAATGTCCATCGAGCTGACTTGGATCCGGTGGTCTGCGAAAATCACTATAATCTGAGGTATTTTTTTCAAAATAATCGTTACGGTGCTCTTGTTGTTCTTTTAACATATTTGCAATATTTTTGATTTGTTGATAGTCGTATAATAATGCTAAAAATTCAAGTCGATCTTTTTCATCTTCAGGTTTTAATTTTTCTTCTTTACTTGGCAAAAGTAAAATTTTTGACTTTAAATGAACTAAAGTAGAAGCAATAACTAAATATTCGCCGGCAATTTGGATATTTTTTTCTTTTAAAATTTGAATTATTTTGACATATTGAGTTGCTAAATCAACAAGGTCGATATCTAAAATATTAATGTTTTTTGATTTTACTAAATCTAAAAGTAATTCTAAAGGTCCTGAAAAATTAGCTAATTTTATATCGTAATCCATTATTTTTCACCTTTGTAAAAATCAATAATAGTTCTTTTTGTGGCTAAACTCAAGGATTTACTTGTTTGCGAAATAACAGCACCCGGTTTTATTGGCTTATGAATGAAAATTTCGATATTTTTAAATTTTTTAGTCTGATTTTTGTCTGTATTTTTCTTAACTACTTTAATTGAAACAGGGACAATTGCAAGACCTGATTCTTTTATAGTTTCAAAAATTTCAATTGGAAAATTTAACTCTGTGTCATGAAAGTTCTCTTTTGCAAAAATAACTCCATAAGCACGTTTTTCACGGACTGATTTTAAAAAATTTTGAAACTTTTTTAAATTTTCTTGCTCATTTTCAGCTAAAAACTGTGAATCAAGAGAGCCAAAAATTCATTTATTTTTACGGGAATAACGCTTTTTTTCAAGAAAAAAACTAACAATTGGATTAAAATCTTCTTCAGCTTTTGATGGGTTTTCGAGTGCTGAAAATAATGCAAAATGGTCGGAAAACTGATTTTGATTGGAAATTAAGATTGAGGCATTTTTGGGCAAATTTTCATAACCAAAAACTTTAATTTTTATGCGAAATAATTTTAAAATAAACTTTGAGTAACTTAAAACCAAATCACTTCTATATTGAGGAGAAAGTTCGACTTTTTTTTTATAATATTTTTTCCAAACAGAGCGTATTTTACGTATTTTAAATAGTCAGATTATTGAAAAAATAGCAATTCGCAATTTTATTATCATTTCATTTTTTGCTTTTTCTTTTTAAATTTAGTTAATTAAAATTTATAGAAATTTAATTATAATTATATAATTATACCAAAAAAACTAAAATTTTAATTAAAAACAGCTAAAATCTATTTTAATGGAAATTAAAAAAATAAAATGTTTTATTTTGATTGAAGAAAAAGTGATCTAGATGCAAATTCATATTTTTTTATAGTTTATATTGGGCTAATTTTAGGTCTTCTAAGCGTTCTTGTGTTGTATTTTTTCCGTAAAAATTTGGAAACATGGTACGTTCACAAGAACCAAATTCAATTTAAGGTTAGTTTATTTTATAGAGTAAAAAATTGGTTTGTTTTCATTGGTGTTTTGATTTGATTTTTTTCATATATTAGTCGAACAATTATACTAGAAATTAATGATTATATCTATAAATGAGAATATCTGCCGCTACATTTGTGTCGACTTATTGTTTTAATTTGTGCCTCTTTAATGATTTTTAATAGGACAAATTGGGCAAAATACATAGTAATTCCCGGTTTTTTGGGGTCAATTTTAGCACTATCTTTTCCACAAATTGGCTTTGATGCAGGAATTGTTATGGATGACATTGAATTTCAAGGAATAAAACTTGACCAAAATGTTACTGAATCTGAACTAATAAACTTGGCAAAAACTAAGAATTTAGGTATAAATTGAGCGCCTGATAATTACTTTTTTTGAGAGTTTATTTTTAGTCATCTTTTAAGTTTGGTTTTACCATTTTTTTTAACATTTATTAATGGTAAAAACTCAAAATTGGATATAAAAAGTTTCTGAAAATCGGTATTATTCACTTTTTTAATGGCATCTTTTACTTTTTTTCTAAGTTGAATAATTGAAAAAATAATTGAAAACCAAGGTGATAATCGACTCAAAGTAGCCTGAAACGGAAACTGATTTTACATGGGAAAAGATGGACAACCAACCATTGGTGAACTAGGAAAATGACCCTGAAATTTCCCAGTTTTAACAATTATTTTCCTTTTTGCATTCTTTATTGTCTTTTTCACAAAAATGTTCCTTGAAAAATTAAATTTTTATCTTTTAATTGTTAATTCAAAAATTGAAATTAAGCACAAACCTAAAAGTTGAAAACAAGTTTTAAGCCAAAATAACCTTAGCCAAAAGTGAATTAAATTATTAACAAAAAGCTAAAATCTTAACTAAAAAAGCAAAATTATAAAATGTCTAAACTACCTTTTTTAGTTAAAACACTGGCAAAAATCAATTTATGGATAAAACAACAAAAACCATAAAAAAATACAACTACTATTTAAACTCAATGCAAATAGAAAACTCGTTTTTATTTGCAGCGAGCCTAAAAAAACACATGAAGTTTTGAAAGAACAATAACTAAAAGCCCTAAATTTGAAGATTTCTAAACGGTTAAATTTAAGGCATCGCATCATATTTAAAAATATGACGGAAAATTCGCATTTTCTGATTTTTTTATTACAAAAACATTCTTAATTCCCCCTTAATTCTAAAATCCAATTTTATTAATTATTCTTAAGTGAGAGCTATTATAACACATTTTTATTTTTGACCAAGCATTTTTTTTTTTTTTTGCAAAGGCTTAATTTTAAAATAATAAAAATTAAGATTTTAGCAACAAAAAACCCGGATTTACGGGTATTTTTGCATATTTAGATTCACTAAAAAGTGAATTTTTGCCATCAATTCGGGATACCCAGCAAAAGTGAATTAAATTAGTGTCAAAAAAACTAAAAAAACCTATGAATTCATAGGCTTTTTTGTTTTAGTTTCAGCAAAATTTAATTTTTCTTGACTCTGGGTCAATTATTTCAAAATTAATTAAAATTGAATTTTGCGAAAATTCCTCAAGTTTGTTTGCCCATTCAATTACAACATAATTTTGGTCAAAATAGTCCTGAAATTCGTCCAATTTTGATGGAAAATTGTCAAGGTCAATATGAACTAAATTCTCGTAGGCAAACATAAAATTAAATGACGGGGAAATAATTTTGTCTTTTATTCCGATTTTTCGTGCAAATTTTTTGGTAAAATCAG
The sequence above is a segment of the Mesomycoplasma ovipneumoniae genome. Coding sequences within it:
- the scpB gene encoding SMC-Scp complex subunit ScpB: MKTRIIEAILYLQGEKGVSSQQLQSALKLSKINEARKLLKDFSVEFNRQKRGIIVVEFADIFKFVTAKDLKPFIIDFVGNEKKYRLSNAAIEVAAIIAYKQPVTRSVIAQIRGGINSDYIVGSLLAKGIIEELGTAPSPGNPTLYGVTSRFFDYFKLRSAKDLPKFKEFDLLDIIEDPGQSENFDLFSSQRETE
- a CDS encoding segregation/condensation protein A, producing MDYDIKLANFSGPLELLLDLVKSKNINILDIDLVDLATQYVKIIQILKEKNIQIAGEYLVIASTLVHLKSKILLLPSKEEKLKPEDEKDRLEFLALLYDYQQIKNIANMLKEQQEHRNDYFEKNTSDYSDFRRPPDPSQLDGHSSVHNLYKVLKLMFDRTKAKNLIKIKTQQVQVTADEQSLWLKNLLKSENEIDFEYLFSLPTMKHFVITMISMLEMAKKQLLHLKQEKQFSKISIFRGGYDEN
- a CDS encoding 1-acyl-sn-glycerol-3-phosphate acyltransferase, producing the protein MIIKLRIAIFSIIWLFKIRKIRSVWKKYYKKKVELSPQYRSDLVLSYSKFILKLFRIKIKVFGYENLPKNASILISNQNQFSDHFALFSALENPSKAEEDFNPIVSFFLEKKRYSRKNKWIFGSLDSQFLAENEQENLKKFQNFLKSVREKRAYGVIFAKENFHDTELNFPIEIFETIKESGLAIVPVSIKVVKKNTDKNQTKKFKNIEIFIHKPIKPGAVISQTSKSLSLATKRTIIDFYKGEK
- a CDS encoding YwaF family protein, coding for MFYFDWRKSDLDANSYFFIVYIGLILGLLSVLVLYFFRKNLETWYVHKNQIQFKVSLFYRVKNWFVFIGVLIWFFSYISRTIILEINDYIYKWEYLPLHLCRLIVLICASLMIFNRTNWAKYIVIPGFLGSILALSFPQIGFDAGIVMDDIEFQGIKLDQNVTESELINLAKTKNLGINWAPDNYFFWEFIFSHLLSLVLPFFLTFINGKNSKLDIKSFWKSVLFTFLMASFTFFLSWIIEKIIENQGDNRLKVAWNGNWFYMGKDGQPTIGELGKWPWNFPVLTIIFLFAFFIVFFTKMFLEKLNFYLLIVNSKIEIKHKPKSWKQVLSQNNLSQKWIKLLTKS
- the tsaE gene encoding tRNA (adenosine(37)-N6)-threonylcarbamoyltransferase complex ATPase subunit type 1 TsaE; protein product: MNFEDIAKNYRFCQQIISKTCSDLEIIFNLIISKKIQFIYLVGPYGSGKTDFTKKFARKIGIKDKIISPSFNFMFAYENLVHIDLDNFPSKLDEFQDYFDQNYVVIEWANKLEEFSQNSILINFEIIDPESRKIKFCWN